One Solanum pennellii chromosome 10, SPENNV200 genomic region harbors:
- the LOC107001371 gene encoding protein FAR-RED IMPAIRED RESPONSE 1-like, whose protein sequence is MNISILLRHSGIWVSDVNYEGYKVDGIVVGHSISFVNLKTLILSELEIDTVTKDIEIRYIVEGSSCPLKIKNDMGEAVCVEGTERDTEALALVESRICDIDYIPELNATNYMTDSNSTEVKTGQLYKDKGTLVAVMAKYKIKNNFNFQVKRSDKKSYVLVCFSDQCGWTLKSSCRKKSDVFKVRYFNSEHTCPMRDRILTKVKATIGFISGVTAPKLVNHKRIHTPRDVIEDIRELYGVEISYQQAWCAKERALEMLKGKPLEGYKQMPRYIWMLNKVYPNSYIRMQKTEDNKFMYLFIALRPLIRGFDYCRPVVVVDVAHLGGAYKVTFVSASTLDGAGCILPLAYGVVDTENDCSWTWFFEQFKNAFSERENMCIVSDRNESIIKSVSIVYPNVPHCACIWHLWKNVCSSFKRSKKTLSDIFYSMAKAYRKEDFDKLMAKVVKVDHRVKDYLEEAGYEKWSRVHSTINRGRMMTSNIAECINGCLVDARKLTIIDFLEEARLLFGSWNYKNREIASHTKDILGRRFVEILIVNASKSSKMKVVPSSEYIFTVHEAGKRYIVCLERKTCTCGRFQHDEIPCAHAIAVLKHKNVTNLHPYCSDYYKPYALEKTYEVVMVPMPDKEDWNVPEYVLDEIVRPPRYRRLAGRPRKRRKKNADEKITVNNNSCGQCGQEGHNRRTCTFFPKKN, encoded by the exons ATGAATATCTCAATTCTGCTGCGGCATTCTGGAATTTGGGTAAGCGATGTTAATTATGAAGGTTACAAAGTTGATGGAATTGTTGTTGGCCATTCCATTTCATTTGTGAATCTGAAAACGTTGATTTTATCAGAGCTTGAGATCGACACTGTTACAAAGGATATTGAAATCCGATACATTGTCGAGGGAAGCTCATGTCCATTGAAAATCAAGAACGACATGG GTGAAGCCGTATGCGTAGAAGGTACCGAAAGAGATACTGAAGCTCTTGCTCTGGTCGAGTCGAGAATTTGTGACATTGATTATATTCCAGAATTAAATGCTACGAATTACATGACTGATTCCAATAGTACTGAAGTGAAGACTGGGCAGTTGTATAAGGACAAAGGAACACTCGTTGCTGTAATggctaaatataaaataaagaacaacttCAATTTTCAAGTGAAAAGATCGGATAAGAAAAG CTATGTGTTGGTTTGCTTCAGCGACCAATGTGGATGGACCTTAAAATCATCTTGCAGAAAAAAATCTGATGTATTCAAAGTGAGATATTTCAATAGTGAACATACATGTCCGATGCGGGATAGGATACTAACAAAAGTAAAAGCAACAATTGGATTTATTAGTGGTGTGACTGCCCCTAAATTGGTAAATCATAAACGAATCCATACACCTCGAGATGTAATTGAAGATATTAGAGAATTGTATGGGGTTGAGATATCGTACCAACAAGCATGGTGTGCTAAAGAACGTGCACTAGAAATGCTCAAGGGTAAGCCATTAGAAGGATATAAACAGATGCCGAGATACATATGGATGCTAAATAAAGTGTATCCGAATTCATATATAAGGATGCAAAAGACGGAAGATAATAAATTCATGTACCTGTTCATAGCCCTAAGACCGTTGATAAGAGGGTTCGACTACTGCAGGCCTGTAGTTGTAGTGGACGTTGCACATCTTGGCGGGGCATACAAGGTTACTtttgtatcagcaagcacactcgATGGTGCAG GATGCATATTGCCATTGGCATATGGTGTTGTAGACACTGAAAATGACTGTTCGTGGACATGGTTCTTCGAACAGTTCAAAAATGCATTTAGTGAGCGTGAAAACATGTGTATTGTATCGGATAGAAATGAAAGTATCATAAAGAGTGTAAGCATTGTATACCCAAACGTACCTCATTGTGCATGCATATGGCATCTTTGGAAGAATGTATGTTCAAGCTTCAAAAGGAGTAAAAAAACACTAAGTGATATATTTTACTCAATGGCAAAAGCATACAGAAAGGaagattttgataaattaatggctAAGGTTGTGAAGGTTGATCATAGGGTGAAGGATTACCTTGAAGAAGCTGGTTATGAGAAGTGGTCAAGAGTTCATTCAACCATAAACAGAGGTAGAATGATGACTTCGAATATCGCTGAGTGTATCAATGGATGCCTTGTCGATGCACGTAAGTTAACTATAATAGACTTCTTGGAGGAAGCTAGACTTCTATTTGGTAGTTGGAActataaaaatagagaaatagcGTCACATACAAAGGACATATTGGGCCGAAGATTTGTGGAGATATTAATTGTAAACGCATCTAAAAGTTCAAAGATGAAG GTTGTTCCATCATCTGAATATATTTTCACAGTTCATGAAGCCGGAAAAAGATACATTGTATGCCTTGAGAGGAAAACTTGCACATGTGGAAGGTTTCAACATGATGAGATACCTTGCGCACACGCAATTGCAGTTTTGAAGCACAAGAATGTTACAAATTTGCACCCATATTGCTCTGATTACTACAAGCCGTATGCATTAGAAAAAACGTACGAGGTTGTAATGGTTCCAATGCCAGATAAGGAGGATTGGAACGTTCCAGAATATGTTTTAGATGAAATTGTCCGGCCACCTAGGTATAGAAGGTTGGCTGGACGACcaagaaagagaagaaagaaaaatgcgGATGAGAAAATAACAGTGAACAATAATTCTTGTGGGCAGTGTGGACAAGAAGGACATAACAGGAGAACTTGTACTTTCTTCCcgaaaaagaattga